From Quercus robur chromosome 8, dhQueRobu3.1, whole genome shotgun sequence:
ATTCATCTACACTATTCCAATCATTGATTGGATCAGCCATCCTCTGATCATAGTAGTAGTCATTCTCTAAGCACCATTTGTAGTTGACTACCACCAATATCTATTTCGAGCATTCCTTTATACATCGAGTGTCAACTTCTGTTCATGCAATTTAATCAAGCTTGGCCATATATTTCTATAAGTGTCTTGCTTTCCAATGAGTGGGTTTTGAAGACCAAAACGCAACCCTAGTCAAAACCTGAGTCCATTACCCCAGTCACCACTTTGTACTAGGACTTACTACTCATATTACAAATAAAGTAATCTAAATCCTACTTGTAGTCCAAgtcaaataattataatataactTGTTGTGCAAGAAACGTAACCCTAGGGCTAATCTAAAATTAGCTTAGGATTTAACtttaattactatatatatttaaccttcaataatttcattgaaataCTTGAGTTCCTCGAAATAAATATGTAACTAGAAGGCTTCTGTTGTGACTGTTAACCATCAAGCAAAACCATATTAATTCAATGTATGCTTTCgttttctccctctttctcacTCACAATCCCAACAGCACTTCTATTATAGTATTAAAGCTATGTCTCACATTTTTTAACGTTAAGATCAAATCAAATTGGGATAGGAAATACCCATGGAACCAGGATATACAAACAATGTCCTTGCTAAATGGCGCTAAAGATTGATTTAATCAGCCTTAAATATATAAGAGACCCACGGGTAGGGGGAGCCATTCTTAGGGGCCTCAGGTTTTAAATAGCCTTAAATACGAGAATGTCTACCTTTAGCCATGGAATCGTATTAGGCACTAAGGCTGTGATGAAAATTGACCATATGGAATAGGCAGTGATGACTGCCAACCGCTTCCATATTCTGTTGAATTTTTGCAGTGGTCAGAGATTTCAAGGAAAATTTATGCTTTGATGAACTAAACAAATGATCATAAGTCATAGTAACAGTTTAAGGAAACACAACATACAAGAGCGCATAAAAACAGGCACAAGAACATGAGCACAAACGAACAGAAAAGATCTGCCTAGTTACAACATCTCCTTTTCCCCTCCAATACAAGCGTCTTCAATTTACTCCAAGAAGGTCTCCATGACATCGGAGTAGATACCTGCTTCTGAATTCCTATATTCCACAGGTTGGTGCTGATGGTGATCAACGGAAgttgaagaagaggatgaaGCCATTCTAGCAGGTAAAGTATAACTCCTCTTAAATTTGTTTTCCATCTTTCTTGCACTCTCCGAATGGCTGTCCAAGCTCAAGAACTCATTGGGGTTTGCTCCACCACCATTATGCATATTAGATGCATCTGAATTTGGGTTCGTAGTCTTCCCTTCAAGGATGAGAGAGTGGTGATTTTGGTCTGGTTTGTTTCCCAAACTCTCTGGGTTGAACAACAGCTTGGCATCATCACTACGTCCAGTGAGAGCATTGAAGAAAGACAACCCATTTGGCCACTTGATGTCGCTTTCATGCTCTCCCATCATGTCTTCAATTCGGGTTTCGGATGAATGAGGTAGGAGAAACATGTGTGTCTCATCTTTGGTTTGTGGAAATCCAAGTCTGGCCGTCGGGAAATTGGGTGAAGAAAGCATAGAAGTGGCAGGTGGAAGTGGCCTTTGGCCCCAATTAAAGAGTGGGGCAGGAGGGCGGATTGGAATTGGTGACTGCTTTGAAGGAAGTGAGGAAGAAGAGGAACTGTTTCTGGTTGAAGAAAAGAGTTGTGAGAGGTAGAAACCAGACTGATAGCCTAGAGATTCAAATGTATGCCTCATTCTAAGCACAAAATGGAGGTCTTCAGGTATCTGTTATAACATATATCATCTATCAGTTTaatcaaacaattttcaaaatattaatgcCTTTGTGCGTGCACAATATGTTTGCAATTAATCTTTATTatggaaaatttattattagaaaatcaagcaaatatataataatttcctacaaaataaataatcaataaataaaaagaaaaaagaagaaaaaaataaactcaCAATCTTGCAGGAACCCAACTGTAAAAGACCATGGCCAGCTTGAATTACAGCTATTGTCTGGTCAAGGAGTTAATTAAGGAGCGCACAAAAGTCTAAGTAATTGAATGAGTAGTCAAAAATcggaaaaaattttaacaaaagacTAGCAATAGTGATAGAACTGTTTGTATTCTGACCTGAATACCGGAATCAAATTGATCAGTCCACTCAGGAGGAAGCTGCATTAAATAGCACCAAAATAGAGAGGTTAACCTCAATCATTGCTATAGTACCATGTAACCAATAGCAGACCAGACTAACATAGATATTTGGTGGAATCTAATACATATACATAGAACTGAAATAGAAGTCacaaacttcttcttctttttttttttaagtaaggagaaaaaaaaaatcattgatgtATGGATTTTACTGCATACAGCATCAAAAGAACTCTGCCAGTAGTTGGAGATGTTTGGTTCACATTCGGTTGGTTCTTTGAAAACCCATTTATGGCACTTATCAGATGCAACCTTTCCCATTAACCTGTCGAAACCATTTCAACCAATCAGACCTCATatacattatatataataaGCATGCTTCACCTTTATATCTCTCTCTACTGTCTATggtacaaaattttcatttgtgaGAGACAGAGAAATGAAACCACAaccagaaaataaataaaacaaaacaccTACCCAGTACCCACCCTTCTCCATAATTATATAACTGAATGGACATCTTGCTGAAGGATCTTCTAACAGGATCTTCACCGTCAATCTCCTCCAGACAATCCCCAACTCTTCCTCGACAGAACCCATCTTCCCACATCAACATCCttcacaaaatttgacaaacaaaaaattatatcttttcaGAAAATTATTGAAACTTGTAGGACACAAGTGACAAAATTACCGAATACCCATCTCAAATTATCGAtcataaaaaacttaaaaagaccCATCTCCCATTAACAAAATTCACACTGTAGTTGCTCTgtttgtaaaagaaaaagagtaataGTGCTCTGCCTCGTTTCAGAGCAAAGGATGGAAAATAATACAAACTGTGTTGAACTAAGCTGAACTTACAAGCTGCCGTTGTCGTCTCCAACTTTGCACCCATTACCACCTCTGACTCTTCTGCAATAATAGGAAGAGAAGCAGCTCAATTAAAAGCATAATAAAAAGGCACAGAGAGgtaataaaagagagagagagagagagagatatacgGGCGAGGACGGATGGTCCAGAAGACAGAGTAAGTCCAGTCTGAGTTGAGACAGACGCTTCTGAGGGCCTCATGAAGGGCCATCATCCCAACAGCTTCTTTGCTCCTATCTGATGCTCCTGAGCCCaccatctctctttctctttctctgtctctttctTTCTAACACTTAATATatatgccttttattttcttttctttttatttctctttcacTTCTTCACACACTTATTAGAGAGTTTCCTttcctcttctcttctcttatcTCCTCTCAACCTCTGAAACACTGTCTAGgtacttctaagttctaactcaactcaatttttatcttcttttgcAGCTCTATAATGTTTAACAACCACAAAGAGTActctttcatctctctctctctcagttgtGTATGTTTTAGTtggctctctctttctctctctactacTCTTCTGTTTGTACTACCAAGTAAACCGGTTTGGTAATCCTGATACAGATGAGTAAAaaaagcaagagagagagagagagagagagagatgaatgtTGGAAGTATTAATAAACCATGAAAAACTGTGGGGACAGCTTTTAtcctctttctctgtctcttgCAAAGCACAACAGTGAAAGTgaggggaaaaataaaaagctgaGGTTTCTGATatgcaaattacatttttaccCTTTTCCTTTGTGAGAAATTTCAGTTTGGTTGCAGGGTTAGGTTCGGCTAGTCAGAGCTGCTTGTTATGATTAAACCCATTTTGGTAGAGTGGGGTGGCTAGGCATAGATTTGCTCTTGAAAGTACTCTCCAAAGTTACATCtaacatatttttctttggcTCATGGGCTTTTCTTCCATGATGAACTCATTGCCTTTGTGAGTGTCATTGTCTCCTAGTAGTTGaaatcaagtaaaaaataaagataaaaatgatttttttttttttttttttttttttttttttggttacaatATGTGAAAGGGTGAATGATTGGAATTTAAGTTCCCTTAGAATAAtgagttcataaaaaaaaaaaaaaaaaaaaaaaaagttccctTAGAGTTAGAATAATGCCTTCGAATTACATAACTCTTCATAAGAACATCCAAAATTACCTTTTGTGGCAGTAAACACTAccaaataaaatgttttacttcAATAATCCGAAGAGCGTTTatgatgaagaaaagaatttatTAGTTCTCTTCTCTAAACAATGATCATCACGCATGCTAATGTTATAAATTGATGCGAATGGACAGAACTTTTGATgtcattttctttgtttgatgtatatatatagtttctAAATTTGGTACAATgtagttattttataaaatcatttatttatcAATCTACAAAATGTAAGGATTAGAAAAGGCTCTTGAAACTAAAAGCCCaagagaaacttaaattattcaTGTGGAATTAGCTTGGCAGATAATCTTATCTTAGTCAGTGATAAGTAAAAGAATCCACATAAAGGAAAAGGAGTGCAATTCTTTGTGAGGCAGAATAAGAATTCCTACAAAAGTTATTCATTGAATGTCCAATGACAAAAATCATTTGGACTAACTCCCTTTGgccctttacatttttttataaaaaaaaaaaaattgatattgagTTCAATTCCTTAACCAATTGGGTTAAGTTTGTGATTTgatttcaagaaaatttgataCTTTCAAATGAAGAAGTAAGGAAATTTATGGACCAAAATGGGCTTTTACCTCTTTCTTACAAACTTTCTAGTAAAATGCCCCatatctgaaactatttagggaaatggccttattttgaaaatcgagtttcaaatgtaaaactcgatttttggaaaatcgagttatagcgaaCGTGGacttaggtaaaaaaaaatttctggaacTCGAGTCCATGAActggagtttcaaaaaaaaaaattttttttttaattttcagttcgCTATAActtgattgtccaaaaatcgagtttcaaaacaggagcATTTCCCTACTTAATTTGAGAAAGAAGGCATTTTGCTAGAAAGTTTGTGAGAGAGGGGCAAATGCCTATTTTGGCCAAATTTATGTTATTTGCAACTATTTGTTGTAATATAATATAGACAACAAAAAACTGCATCATAAGGCAACCTAAAAAATaggtgattgattttttttcttaattagacatattaaatatagaataattaTTTGACATATTGGGAATCTGTAGCTAAGGAGGCCTCCAAATACTACCTACGGAATCCCTCCATTCCTTGTTTTGTGAAATATAACTTTGATGCAACCATTAGTAAGGAATGAGCAGACATATTAGCCATTGTCAAAACCACAATGGAGAAATCATTTTTGAATGGATGGAGATAATTGAAGATTAAGACCCTAAGAAGAAGCCAAAGCGGCTCATTTAGGAGCAAAGAAAAAGCAGCAAGCTTAGGGTTTACTTTTGTCATTTGTGAAGGAGATGAATTGAATGTGATCCAGCCACTTCAAAGTTTAGAGGCTTCCCCATATTGGGCAATTGAAAACATAACAACTagtaataaaattgttttaaattcCTTTACTGATTTGTATTAATCATATGTTTAGAGAATCTAATTTTGTTGTCCATAATATTACTAaataaactctttttatctAGGTGTGAGGAAATACCACTTCTTCTATCCCTGATTTTTGCTGAAGGATTCATGACAAAGATGGTTATGCTTCCTGCTTCTGTAAGTTCTTTCCCTTTTAATGTTATTCTTAttcagtccaaaaaaaaaaaaaatcagtaattCACCCCCAAAAAATCATCTATGTGATGGTAAAACCCCTAATTCAGCCTATTTTGATATCGGGTGGTTTTGACCATTTTGTAGATACCAAGGTTTTCAAACCCGGACCGTTCAAAGAACCGGGGAAggaagaggttcaaggtttttaaggtcggACCGAGGTCCAATCGAGGTCGAACCGTAATGATGTCAAaattaatttgatattaattaaaatacaaataaatgtattaaatgtgtaaaaatatgaaaatttacccttaaaaaaatattatgcagttaaaaaaactttcaaatgtatttttgttatttttataaagtgaatagaaaataataaatataaacaagctttaaaaaattgtatttattaatcttttgaataaaaaatgcattttaatttaaaataaaatcatttttaacataaatttacaattttcatattcatatttattgatGTGAAATAataattcttgaaaaaaaaatagaaaatactattaAGTAAATAGTgataaaattaaatccaaaactATTAAtcttgtaaaattaaaataaataaaatataaatgtcaAGAAGCACACAAGGAAGCCTACTAGTTTAGTGGGTAGCGTGATGGACAAAAGTCCAAAACTCCTACGAGGTTGCTTGTTCCATACTTGGAGCATACGTTTTTCTCAATTAATTTTAGGACCCGTTTTCTCTGGCTAAAGAATCGGATTGGGGCCTGGGTCACGAGTAACCGGGTCGGATCGTCCGGTCCGGTCCAGATTTAACAACCTTGGTCTACTTGAACTTTGAATAAAAGGTAAATTTGTGATAATGTCTTATGTGTGCTTCAAAGAGTTTGCTTTCCTAGATGTTTTATTCCCTTTTCACAATCATGTTTTCTGATGGGACAACAAGCTCTTTCAGCGCCTATGATTTGGGAAAAAGTATGTTGGTTTTATATAAGATTTCACTCCATGACTTAGTTTCTTTTTATCATATGATATCCGtaacctatccaaaaaaaaaacaaaatccacaaTAGTCACATTGTTAAAGTTCAAATACACATTAAAATCTCCCATTTGTTCTAGGTTGAAAATGTGAAATAGATATCAAATTTGATTTTGCAACCTCCAAAAGTAAGGGGACAAACCGTGAACCATACAACCTATATGCCATTAGAAACATGGTGCTTTTGAAATGAAAAACCGATAAACATGGTTCATTGAATATTCGTATATTATGCAAAagtttcttcttattcttcttttttcctttttgcatGGACCTGCAAAATGCTATTCATTTCGTTGTTTGGTTGAAATGAACACGGTTATTGTCAAACTTGCCAAACAACCCTAAACCATTTTCTATCACCATAATGCGAAGGATAATTAAGACAATTGGCTTGGCTCAGAATCTTTACCAGTCAAAAGAGATAGGATGGATTCTGATTGttagatttaattaatatttaaaggGAATATGATATTGTTATTATGTCAGTTTGTAAGGACGAACTTAGAGTAATCATCATAAATTCGTACTATTGTATGTGCaagaaaggttaaaaaaaaaaaaaggtatagtCATTTGGGcgccccctcctttttttttaattgcctaACATGTCTGCATAATTAAGGAAATTGGAAAAACCAAGATTGCCCTTTATTGATATTGGatagttaattaattaacaattttttttttcactaaagaATGGAATGCTTATACCACCTCTAGTTCATTTTCTATGTAattctaattaattttgttgctaaattttatcattcacttatttttcttcctcttttttttattctttttttgaatgGTTCACTTATTCTTTTTAAGCATTTCTAATTTCTTTGCTTTAGCTTGGTTTCAAGTCTATTTGTTATTTACTTAGATATATTTAGTCAAaatctgtctttttttttaataaaggtaTAATGGCATTTTTACACatctcaatttttaaataaaataaaacaataaatataagtttattcAAACAGATACTAATTTCACAATTACTAAAcctttcttcaaaaaaaaaaagtactcctACTAAACTTAAATTGtacaaaaaggaaacaaaattctatccttaaaaagaaatttttttttttaaaaaaaagtccaCTTTTCCTTTTATGCTATTCTTAAATAAACAACcattgcaaatatatatatatatatat
This genomic window contains:
- the LOC126695047 gene encoding protein RICE SALT SENSITIVE 3, which encodes MVGSGASDRSKEAVGMMALHEALRSVCLNSDWTYSVFWTIRPRPRVRGGNGCKVGDDNGSLMLMWEDGFCRGRVGDCLEEIDGEDPVRRSFSKMSIQLYNYGEGLMGKVASDKCHKWVFKEPTECEPNISNYWQSSFDALPPEWTDQFDSGIQTIAVIQAGHGLLQLGSCKIIPEDLHFVLRMRHTFESLGYQSGFYLSQLFSSTRNSSSSSSLPSKQSPIPIRPPAPLFNWGQRPLPPATSMLSSPNFPTARLGFPQTKDETHMFLLPHSSETRIEDMMGEHESDIKWPNGLSFFNALTGRSDDAKLLFNPESLGNKPDQNHHSLILEGKTTNPNSDASNMHNGGGANPNEFLSLDSHSESARKMENKFKRSYTLPARMASSSSSTSVDHHQHQPVEYRNSEAGIYSDVMETFLE